The genomic DNA CAGGCCGATCTGATCCCCCAGACGACCGGAGGTCCTCCCGACCCGGTCGCGGCCGACCTGAACGTCCGGGCGTCCCTGGCTGCGGCCCGGGCGGACATCGCGAACCGCGGCGACGCCCTCCGCGCGAGCCTGACCCGCCGCCACGGACGGTCGTTTCCGCCCTGCCTGTGGTGAGAGACTTTTGGGCGGTTCGATACCGATCCCCCGCGTCGTTCCCTCCCGACCGCTACAGGACGGTCGCGTCACTACGACCGCCCAGCTTACGGGCCGCGCCCGCCCGACCTTCTTCAACTCCGAGGATGCCCCATGCGCCTACTCCGTTCCGACACCGACCCCGTCCGCGACAAGTTCGCGCAGGCACGCCGTGAACTGTCGTCCGCCCTCATCGAGCGCGAGGACGAGATCGATCTCGTTCTCACCGCCCTGGTCGCCAACGAGCACGTCCTCCTCGTGGGCCCACCCGGGTCGGCCAAGAGCCTTCTACTCGACTCCGTCCTGTCTTGGACGGGCGGATCGAAGTTCTCCATTCTGCTGACGAAATTCACCATGGTGGAGGAGGTGATGGGGCCGGTCAGTCTGGCCGCCCTGAAGGAAGACAAGTACCTGCGGGTCACGGCGGGCAAACTGCCGGAGGCCGAGTTCGCGTACCTGGACGAGGTGTTCAAGGCGTCGCCGACAACACCTGGTGATCATCATCGGGAAGGAAAACACGAACAGCACGAAAGGAAAACGCGACGGCCGTGAGGTTGAGGGTTATTTCCCCTTCTTCGGGTCCTTGCCCGCTTTGGCTTTCATCGACTCGCGGAAGCGGTAACTTTCGCCCGACATCTCAAAGATGTCGCATTGGTGGGTCAACCGGTCGAGCAGGGCGGCCGTCATCCGCTCGCCCTGGAACACTTGGCCCCACTCGCCGAACGGCAGGTTGCGGGTGACCAACAGGCTCCGTCGCTCGTACCGGTCGGCGAATACCTGGAACAGCAACTCGGCCCCGGCCCGGCTGAACGACAGGTACCCGCGTTCGTCCACGATCAGCAGGTCGAGGCGGTCGAGGGTGGCCCGCATCCGGTCCAGCCGGTGTTCCTGCTGGGCCTTCTCCAACTGGGTGACGAGTCCGGCCGCGGTCACGAACCGGACCCGCTGGCCGGCCCGGCCGAGGGCCAGTCCGAGGGCCGTCGCCAGGTGCGTCTTCCCGGTTCCGCTCCCCCCGATCAGACACAGGTTGGTCTGTTGGTCGACCCCGGCCCCCGCGGGGTGAGCGTCACGTAAGGGGGCAGAAGCTGGTCTAATTCTTAGACCAAAACGCCGCCCACTGGTTATCCGAGCTACAAAACAGCGCGCGCAAGTGGCTCATCGCATCGGCGCCGTCCTCGCCCCAACGCATTCCCCCGCCCTTCATGCGTTCCCGATGACCGTCTTGCAGGCACTCTCCACCGGACCACTGCCGATCTGCCAGCCCTGGGCCAAGTAGTGCGGGTAATCCATCCGATGGGTCTGATTCGTGAAGTACGTCACGACCTCCGCACGAACACTCGCCGCCCCGGCCCGGTCGGCGAGATCCAACGACCGGACCTTCTCTAGCACGGCGGATCCGCCGGAGGTCTTGAGTTCCTCGCACGTCGTCTCCCGCCATCGCCGGTCCGCGTCCGCGTCCCCGGATGCAGGACGCGGGACAGTTTGGCGACGTATTCGGCCACGTGGTAGAAGTCCAAGATGACGGCTTCCACACGGGGAAATTCGCCCGCAGGAAGTCCTCCAACCCAATGCCCCCGTCGGACAACGCGACCCATCGATCGGCACCGCCCAGATTCACCTGGGAGGCTTGTCGCCGCAACGGCTCGGCCAACTCCGCGAGCGACCGCACCTGGGACACGTACCGGGCCTTCCACTC from Fimbriiglobus ruber includes the following:
- a CDS encoding AAA family ATPase encodes the protein MRLLRSDTDPVRDKFAQARRELSSALIEREDEIDLVLTALVANEHVLLVGPPGSAKSLLLDSVLSWTGGSKFSILLTKFTMVEEVMGPVSLAALKEDKYLRVTAGKLPEAEFAYLDEVFKASPTTPGDHHREGKHEQHERKTRRP
- a CDS encoding ATP-binding protein, encoding MTSGRRFGLRIRPASAPLRDAHPAGAGVDQQTNLCLIGGSGTGKTHLATALGLALGRAGQRVRFVTAAGLVTQLEKAQQEHRLDRMRATLDRLDLLIVDERGYLSFSRAGAELLFQVFADRYERRSLLVTRNLPFGEWGQVFQGERMTAALLDRLTHQCDIFEMSGESYRFRESMKAKAGKDPKKGK